Proteins from one Prevotella sp. E2-28 genomic window:
- the mnmE gene encoding tRNA uridine-5-carboxymethylaminomethyl(34) synthesis GTPase MnmE has product MNLTSHLSPLASGEDTICALATAPGGALGIIRVSGSQAFAAVSAICSVCCESVAANTVRFTHIRQGQEIIDEAMVSIFRAPHSYTGEDSVEISCHGSRYILNKVLELLVQHGCRMAGPGEFTMRAYLNGKMDLSQAEAVADLIASSNKTTHQMAMSQLRGHFSSELSRLRDKLLKLTSLLELELDFSDHEDLEFADRTELLIIATDINTRITRLAQSFQTGNALKNGIPVAIVGAPNVGKSTLLNALVGEERAIVSDIQGTTRDAIEDTIQLGGVTFRFIDTAGIRHTDDKIENLGIERSKAAAQRASIILLMTQPGVPYPDVPIREDQTVIRIENKTETFQAKYGVGLDLLRQQLIEAAPKADDSDVIVTSARQYETLIQAHENLQRVIDGLMMQLSGDLLSEDLRLVLSNLAEITGQGQITPQETLNNIFSHFCVGK; this is encoded by the coding sequence ATGAATCTTACCTCTCACCTCTCACCTCTCGCCTCTGGAGAGGATACAATATGTGCACTTGCTACTGCCCCTGGTGGTGCCCTCGGCATCATCAGGGTCAGTGGTTCTCAGGCTTTTGCTGCCGTATCTGCCATCTGCTCCGTATGCTGCGAATCTGTTGCAGCGAATACTGTTCGCTTCACGCATATCCGCCAGGGTCAGGAAATCATCGACGAGGCGATGGTCAGCATTTTTCGCGCACCTCATTCTTATACAGGCGAGGACAGCGTGGAGATTTCCTGCCACGGCTCGCGCTATATCCTGAATAAGGTGTTGGAACTGTTGGTGCAGCATGGCTGTAGGATGGCTGGCCCTGGCGAGTTCACCATGCGTGCCTACCTGAATGGCAAGATGGACCTCTCGCAGGCCGAGGCCGTGGCCGACCTCATCGCTTCAAGCAATAAGACCACGCATCAGATGGCTATGAGCCAGTTGCGTGGACATTTCTCTTCCGAGCTGTCTCGTCTGCGTGATAAACTCCTGAAGCTTACCTCGTTATTGGAACTCGAACTCGACTTCTCTGACCACGAAGACCTGGAGTTTGCCGATCGTACCGAACTCCTTATCATAGCCACAGATATCAACACTCGCATCACCCGTCTGGCACAGTCTTTCCAAACTGGTAATGCCCTGAAAAACGGCATCCCAGTGGCTATCGTTGGCGCACCAAATGTAGGAAAAAGCACACTACTGAATGCACTGGTTGGCGAAGAGCGCGCGATTGTCAGCGACATACAAGGCACCACCCGCGACGCTATCGAAGATACCATCCAACTTGGCGGCGTTACCTTCCGCTTCATTGATACGGCAGGCATCCGTCATACCGATGACAAAATAGAGAACCTAGGCATCGAGCGCTCTAAGGCTGCAGCTCAGCGTGCCAGCATCATCCTGCTGATGACTCAGCCTGGCGTACCTTATCCGGATGTGCCCATTCGTGAGGACCAAACCGTTATTCGCATAGAAAACAAAACAGAGACTTTCCAAGCCAAATACGGAGTGGGACTCGACCTACTGCGTCAGCAGCTCATCGAGGCTGCTCCAAAGGCCGACGATAGCGATGTCATCGTCACTTCAGCCCGTCAGTATGAAACGCTCATCCAAGCCCATGAAAACCTCCAGCGTGTCATTGATGGCCTCATGATGCAACTCAGTGGCGACTTACTTTCAGAAGACCTCCGCCTTGTTCTTTCTAACCTCGCAGAAATCACAGGTCAGGGCCAAATCACGCCTCAAGAGACCCTCAACAATATCTTCTCACATTTCTGCGTGGGAAAGTAG